The following is a genomic window from Nitrosomonas communis.
GCAACACTACAAATGGATTTTCACTTTGCTCCCATAATTGTGGGTCCATTGTTTTCCATACCTCATCGCCAGCATGGCTCCAGGTCCAGCGCAGGTCTGTAGCTAAGTCTGTAATCTGTTCAAGCAGGGGCAACAGCTCAGCGGGCAGATCCTGTAAGTAATGCATTATTAAGCGGGGTATTTTCATGAGTTTTTTGTACTCTTTCCTTTACCGATAATATGCTGATAAGTTATTCCATTTCTAAATCAAAAATAACGCGAAAGCAAGCAGCAAACAGTATCAATCATACGGCAAGGTGAAGCTGACAAAGTCAGATTTGATTTTGAAACGGAATGATAAACTTACTGCTCCCATCTTGCTCCTAATGATGGCTCAGGGGCATGATAAAGAGCGCTTCCGGCCAATAATTTTCGTCTTTGTGTTCCGTCCACCTCGCGCTCGAGAAGTTATGATGTTGTTTTAGCAAAACTTCGTTTTTACCATACTGGAATAGTTCGCCTGGGACGACATGGTGCCCAAAAAAACAAGCGATAATAAATACGATAAGCTATTGTTAGAATACCAAGTAGATGAAATCCGCTCATCCAATGGTACTAACTTGCCTGGTTTTTTAATGCAAAGTTTTTTCTTGAAAGATCGGAGAGATCATAATAATCAGGCGGTGTAAGCCGCGATTTTTCACATCACTGAAAAATAGTTTTCCTGCAAAACGTACTCCACTCATATTGACTACTTCAAAATGATGCCCTATGCGTGAAAGAAAGCGCAAATAGGGATTAGTCCGCTCTCCTTTTAATAGCTCGATTTTCGCAAGTTTTGGCAATAACTTGGAGATATGGAGTTTTGGAAAATTCTTGGGCGAATAACCCAATAATTTTGCGCCAGCTTCATTGCAATCGCGAATCAAGCCATCATCAGACAGTATCAAAACTGCCTGCTCGTTTTCGATACTGCCAACTTTAGTGCCGAAATTATTTCCTGGTTTCAATGCGAATTAAGAGCTGAAATAGAAGCCAGTCCATCAATAACGTTAAACTATTGAGGAAGACACTACCCAACCTCAATCAATCAAAGTAACCAATGAACTGGCAAAATCGATTAATAACGATTTATCTCTATGTTTGCAAGCATTATCAGCAAAATCTTTGGGTTTATAGTCAAAGAATGAGCAACCACGCGGATTTAAGTTTTAGCGACGAAGAAGTCATTACCCTCTTCCTGTTCGGTGTAATGGACAAGCATCGAGAGATCAAAGGTATTTATGAGTATGCGGATCGCCACTTACGCGATTGGTTTCCACGACTTCCAGGTTATGTGGCTTATGTTCAGCGTCTGAATCGGGTAGCCGATGTGTTTGCACCCTTATTAGCACTGATTCAGCAAGAACAGGAAACCAGGAATGCCGGGCAGGTTTGGTTGACTGATTCATTTCCGGTCATCCTTGCGAGGCAAGGTCGTCGGTTTAACGCGTGTGTAGCGAAACAGTTGGCGGATTCAGGCTACTGCTCTACCAAGAAGTTGTACTATCATGGTGTGCGGGTCCATATCATAGGGCGCCGCCAACCAGGCTCACTGCCGATTCCTGAGTATATTGGTGTGACTGGCGCCAGCGACCATGATGGCAAAATATTTGATCAGATTCGACCACAATTGTACAACAATGAGCTGTACGGTGATAAAGCTTATCAACGGCCTGACGCTGAATGCATCAGGCGAGCTCAGAATCTGACCGTCTTGACACCGGTTAAAAAACAAAAAGGGCAGCACCATCTGGAACCACAGGATCAATGGTTATCGACAGCAGTTTCTCGCGTGCGGCAACCGATTGAAGCCTTATTTGCCTGGATTGAAGAAAAAACAGGCATTGAATGTGCCAGCAAAGTTCGTTCTTATAACGGGCTTATGGTACATGTATTCGGAAAGCTGGCTGCGGCTCTGTTTTTCTGGAATTTTTTACGAGTCAGCTCTTAATTCACATTATAATCAATTTATATAGGACATGCTATAGAGATAAATCGCTATTAATCGGTCTTGCCAATTCATTGGTTACTTTGATTGATTGAGGTTAGGTGATGTCTTCCTCAATAGTTTAATGTTATCGATGACCTGGCTTCTATTTCAGCTCTTAATTCGCATTTCATTGTACGAGTATTCATTGTTTCACCTCCGTTTTTGCAGCGCGCCTTAGCGTCATGTTTGATTGGGAAATTGGATGAGATCCACTGCCTGTAAGCGACGGTTTCTTCCTTCCGACCACGCTTTGCAAAGAGGCAATGGTTTAATAGGTTTTATCTTTGTCTCTTCTTTAATAAAGCAACTACAAATTACTAGAATAATGGACAAATATAATCTTGGGATGTCATGATTATGCTAACAACCCAATTTGACAATTTATCGGAAAATAGAAGGCAATTAAATACGTGTAAACACGTAGTCATTATCTTATTCCACTTCTAAATCAAAACTGATTTTGTCGGCTTCACCTTGCCGTATGATTGATACTGTCCGCGGCTCGCCTTCGCATCATTTTTGATTTGAAAATGGAATAAGCTGCTTAAACCAAGAAGTACAGCAATTAAACTACTCATGTATTTTGAGATAGTTTTTAGTCGCTGAGCAGTTTTCAGGATAAGCCTGGATAAAACAGCTGCTTTATGTAGAAAATTATTCAGCCGACGCCAAGAAGTGACGTGGCTGAATCGGGTTTGTAAGCAGGTGGCTAGCAGTTCTTAATTATTTGTTTTTCTCGTGCTTGGCTTGTTCTGAAATGCCTGCTAAAACGCCAGCAGCAATTTTATGCAGCAGGTCGGCTGTTGCTTGAGAAAGCTGCAATCCAGCTTGAAACTGAGCCTGCCCGACAGAAGATATCTGATGGGTAAAGGTAGCGAGTGTTTCCTGGAGTTGAGCGCCGATCGTGGTGCCATTATGTTTTGCATGAGTGAATAAATCATTTAACGTTTCAGCAATGACACCTTTTGCAATAGACGCGGTTTGTTGCAATATCTCTATAAATAAATCTTCCAGAGTTGCTAAATCAGCGCGCGTTTTTGTAAGTTCTTCACGCGAAAAATGCATGGCTTTTCCGGCCGCTTCTTGCACTACCAGTTTTGAAGCTTCAGCAAATTGTGCAAAGGCAGTGTCCAACCCTGACACTGCATGGGATATTTGAGTCTGAGCAGTATTGGATTGTTCCGATGCCTGCGCTAATTTCTGCTGCGCACCATCGTGCACACCTTGCATCACAGCGGTAGCAATCCGGCCCAAAGATTGAATGTCTAAACGATGTGCTTGCATTGACTGGAGCGTTAACCGCCGTACAGTTTCCTTAACGTCACCGTCATGTATAATTGCTTCGCGTACATCGGCTTCGAGTTGCGCCATATCATCCTGGTCATGCACCGTTCTATTGCTTTCATTTTGCATTTTAGATACCTCCGGATTTAAATAAATGTGTCATATAGCAGGTTCATTTTCCGTCTTCAATGGTAAGCCGGTCAAGGCCACTCATATAAGACTGTAAAACAGATGGAATAGTTAGGCTGCCATCCCTATTTTGGTAATTTTCCAGAATAGCCACCAACGTTCGTCCAATTGCCAAACCAGAACCATTTAGTGTGTGGAGTAATTCCGGTTTTCCTTTCTCGTTGCGAAAACGTGCCTGCATGCGTCGTGCCTGAAAAGCTTCGCAATTGCTACATGAAGATATCTCCCGATAAGCTTTTTGTGCAGGTAACCATACTTCAATATCATATGTCTTTGCAGCCGAAAAACCTATATCACTCGTACATAATGTCATCACTCGATAAGGTAATTCCAATTTTTGCAAAATTTTTTCTGCATGGCTGACGAGCTGTTCCAATGTCTCATAGGATGTTTGTGGATGTACGATATGCACAAGTTCAACTTTTTCGAATTGATGCTGGCGAATCAAACCACGGGTATCCTTGCCATAACTGCCTGCTTCAGAACGAAAGCAAGGAGTATGAGCAACAAATTTCAGCGGAAGCTGTTCAAGCGGAATAATTTCATCACGCACCATATTAGTTAAGGGTACCTCAGCAGTAGGGATCAGGTATAATTTGAATAAACCATGTCCAGTTGATGTGGTTGCACCCATATGCTCGCTAGTTCCCGCATGCACGGCAAACAGATCTTCCTCAAATTTAGGCAATTGTCCTGTGCCTTGTAAGCAATCTGCATTGACCAGATAGGGGACATAAATTTCAGTATAACCATGCTCCTGAGTATGCGTATCCAGCATAAACTGTGTCAGCGCACGATGCAGGTGAGCAATGCCACCTTTCATCACGTTGAATCGCGTGCCACTTAATTTTGCTGCGGTTTCAAAATCGAGTAGACCCAATTCTTCACCTATGCTGACATGGTCCTTAATGGCGAAATCGAATGATCTGGGCGTTCCCCAGCGCCGTATTTCAAGATTATCCGTTTCACTTTTTCCCTCTGGAACACTGCTATGCGTTAAGTTAGGAATAGTTAATAATAGCTGCTGCAGCTCGGCTTGAATGCGCTCGAGCTGGCTTTCAGCCTGTTTAAGTTCACCTCCTAGATGAGCAATCTCTGCCATGATCGCAGCCGCATCCTCGCCTTTTTGTTTGGCAATGCCAATTTGCTTAGAAGTGGCATTACGTCTTGCCTGTAATTCCTGTGTTTGAGTTTGGATCGATTTGCGTTGCGCTTCCAGCCATTGGAATTGTGCTACCGGAAAAGTGTAGCCACGTTTGGCTAAGCGTGAAGCAATATTTTCTGGATCGGTGCGTAATTGTTGAATGTCTAGCATGTATTACTCCAAAAGAAGTGGCTCATCTTAACTGACCGGGCAGATTAATGTCTGTCATCACAGTATTTCTTATGTTTTAGGTCTAATTCCATTTCCAAATCAAAAGTGACGCGAAGGCGAGCCGCAGACGGTATCAATCCTACGGCAAGGTGAAGCCGACAAAGTCAATCTTGATTTAGAAATGGAATAAAGTCTGCTCACACTGAATCGGAAAAATTTGGGCTGGCCTGGACTGGTTCAGCCAAACAGCGCCGAAGCTTCTCCATAATGGCTTGATCAATTTGAGTCACGTGGAATTTGACAATTCTGTCAAATAGATAATGGTCAGTTCAATTAAGTAAATATACGAAGTAAGTAAGTTCGCTCAACTTCCCTCAAATTGGCATAATGCGAATACCTTTTGCCCTTGCTTTTCTAAACGATCTCTGCCGCCAACTTCAGGCAGATCGACCACAAAACAGCATTCGATGATTTCTCCTCCTATCTCCTGGATAAGCTTGACAGCTGCCTCCATGGTACCGCCGGTAGCAATAAGGTCGTCCACTAACAATATCCGTTCTCCTTTTCGGATCGCATCGGTATGAATTTCAATCCGATCACTGCCGTATTCCAATTGATAGTCACAGCCTATGGTTTCAGCTGGCAATTTGCCTGGTTTGCGTATCGGCACAAAACCAACGCCCAGCGCATACGCAACGGGAGCACCAATAATAAAGCCGCGTGACTCAATACCCACAACTATGTCGATATTGCTCGTTCGGTAGCGATTAACAATTTCCTGGATGGTGGTGCGTAAGCCAACAGCATCTTTCAGCAGTGTGGTAACGTCGCGAAACATGATGCCCTCATGAGGGTAATGAGGAATGGTGCGAATACGGGATTTAATAGGCATAAAAAGTTTAAATGTATAAATCTATCGATCAGAGCAAAGTTGATATTTGGTATCCATCTTAGCGTATTTTATCCAATCTGGCAGTAGGTTGAATTTGCAGATATAGCCTATTTGGGTATGAAGAAAAGTAACTCTACTTCTCTTCAAGAAAGACAAGGCGCTATTATGAATTTTACCCGGATTTGCAACGATGGAAAGAAAAGAAAAAATACACTTGCTTTGCTTAAGCAAGAGTTAGATTCTTTAAGTTTGAAGTACGAAAATTGAGATCGTCCTCCAAGGTTTTTCAGAATACTTATTCTGTTTCTAAATCAAAACTGGTTTTGTTGGGGTTTACCTTGCCATATGATTGATACTGTCTGCGGCTCGCCTTCGGATCATCTTTGATTTAGAAATAAAATAAAATGCAGAATGAAAATAGCATCGATCATGATGTGATGCTGGAAATTATTTATGTGGATAGCCAGTACCGTAATAAGTCGGAAAGCAGGAAAATCTATTTGAGAATAATGAACTCTCGCTGTTCCAATTGGCTTTGCCCGTGCATTATCCTTTTTTAGTAAATTATCTTGTCTGATTTTGCTGACCACTCTGAGAGGACTTTCAGTGCTTTTGGTCTGAGTATTTGTTCCATTGGAATTTTACGCTGTGGCAAATCAGACATGATTTCTTCATAAATAAATTCATCGTCGAATCCGATTTCGGTGGCGTCGGCCCTGGTGCATGCATAAAATACTTTTTCTGGACGCGCCCAATAGATAGCACCTAGACACATCGGACAGGGTTCGCAGGAAGTAAAGATGTAGCACCCATCAAGCCGAAAAGTGCCTAAATGCCAACAAGCATTTCGTATCGCGACAATTTCAGCATGAGCAGTAGGATCATTTAAAGAGATGACTTGATTGCTACCTTTTCCAATGATAGTGTTATTTTTGACGATGACACAACCAAACGGCCCACCCTCATTATGGATCACTCCATAAGCTGAAAGACTAATGGCTTCCAGCATAAATTGGGCTTGCTGAATTCCCTTCATGACCTGCTCATTATTTTTTCGCTTAGCTTGCTGTAAGGATCAATTTATTTATGCAGCAGAGTATAGTCTTACCAATAGCGCACATGCCCGGTGTCAAGGTGAATAAAGTTGGAGTCGGGATAATATCCAACACCACCGACTTTTAACGATAAAGCTGCTTTTCTCAAATCAGCCAGGGAAAATTCAGGTAATCGAATATCAATTGCCTTGCCTTGCATGTGCAGACTCTGTTTTGCTACGCCACTATTATGCAAGGCGAGCATTTTATTAGTCTCAGGCGAGCGATAGCCGGAAACGACCTGAAATTCCTTCTTTGCCCCCATTCGGCTAGACAAAAGCTGCAATATGTCGAGTAATCGAAGATCAATAGCATGGGTTCTACCGGTACGATGATCGCGTAAAATTTTTTCGATATCCCTGAGTACGCTAGGGATATAACGCCCTTTTTCCCAGTAAATAGATTTTACTCTTTCCCCTGTATGTAAATTAAGTAGGGATAATTCTTTAACTGGTTGTTTAATGGATGTTTTTGGCTTGCGTGCATAGGCTGCTGGTAACGCTAGCAGTGTACAGGCACTTAACCCTGTTTTAATAAAAAAGCGCCGACTAGCACCTAGCTTTGTTAATTGATGATTATGATTATTAACTCCTTGTGCAAACACTTTGAGTCCTCCCATAAGATATCAAGGTTATATTTAAACTAGATATGCTCGCTTACCAGCGAGCATACTTTAGAATTCGTTTGTCACGTCCATAAATATCTGATGCGAAATATATATTGTTTGTCTCATCAACCCATGCCGTGAGATAGATTAAATAAATGGGTAAGTGTTTAGATAAATTAACCGTAATTGTTTTACCGCTTTCTATTTTGTCACCGATATCAGTCGCTGCATTGGGTTCGTTCAAAATAAACCCAGCTAATTGCAATGGTTTCTCTAACCGGATACAACCCGAACTAAACATTCGAATATCTTTCTGAAATAATTGCTTAGAAGGTGTATCATGCAAATATATACTGAAACGGTTCGCAAACATAAATTTTATAGTGCCTAACGCATTCTTCTCTCCTGGCTCCTGCCTTAACACATAAGGAAAATTCTTGCCAACCGCATGCCAGTTAATCAAATCCGAATCAATTTCCTCGTAATGACCAGCATTGTTTACATAAACTCTAATTTTCTGTGAAGTAAAAAAATTAGAATTGTTTTGTTGTTTAGGTAATAGATCCTGCTGCGCAATACTGTTCGGAACATTCCAGTATGGATTCAGGATAAGGTGAGAAATGCGGCTATTGAAGCTGGGTGTTGAGCGATAATCACGCCCTACGATAATGCGCATATTTAAAACATGCTTCCCATATTCAATCGCAGTCAAACGAAATCCAGCAATATTGACCAATAAATAGCGATCGCCTAATTCTCTTGGCATCCATCGCAAACGTTCCATATTGATACGTAATTGCCTGATTTTCTGCTCGGGTGTTTTATTTAATGCCGCGCGTGTATTTGGTCCGATCACCCCATCAGCATTCAGTCCATGCTGTTCCTGAAATATCTTAATCGCGTTTACCAATTCACTATCATACTTTTCGCTTCCGTTTTCACTCGAAACGATATCATAGCTAGAATTGCCGTGCATGGCAAAAATTTGCGCAATTCGGGAACGGAGTAGCGGAATAATCGCGTGATTCATGTTGGGCCGAATTAAGGGCGTTTCCGGAATCATGGTCCAATTAACGCCACGTTTCACTAACTTACGGAGTTTGGCTAAAGCTTGCTTCATCAGCTGATACTCCTGGGTTTTAGGAGGTAAATCTGCCAGAGATGATTTTAAATTTCCAGAAGTAATAGCCTTTTGCAAATAAGCTGCTGGATCGAATTTTGGCTGCCGAATATGCCAATCCGGGTCAACTTCTGATGCTATCAGGCGACCTCTACGTAAATCTCGAGCAAGCATCAAAATTGATTGAGTAGTGCGCAATTCGAGTTCAAGTAGAAGAGAATACTCGCTGCTTTGTTTGCGTAAGTGCAATAGTTGTTCAAGCTGATAATCTTTGCTATCTAAACCTTCCTGTTCGGCAGTTGCAATAAATGCTATAGCTATATCAAGTTCAGGTGATAATTTGTCATTCTGTATCCAGGCCGGTCGATAACCGCGCATCGCATAAAAATGTTTTAAAATAGCTACATCAATCTCATTCGACACCGAAGAAGAATTGTTGAGCTGGTTTTGCAATGCTTCCGCATTAATTGAAGAGAGATTCTTAGCCGTTGCGGGGAGTAAACAAAATATCCCAATAGTAAAGAAGACTACTTGAAGTACTCGAATTTTAGTAAGTTGAGATATCTTTATAATGTGGAAATAAAAAAAACTCCTTTTACTTTCTAATAGACTGCTCATGAAATAACGATAAAATGACTTGCACCCATTTATATTAACCCGGCTTTTTACCATAAATCGACCAAAATTCCTAAAAAAGAGCTGATATATTTTGAGCTTAATGAGAAGATTAAAAAAAACGAAGGTAAATCATTACCCCTAAAATATAGGGGGTAAAGCGTTATAACTCGATTATTGATCCTAATGGTACTGTTACATAAAGTTAAATATTAACTGTAAGATAAAAATCTTCTTATCTAGATAAAATAAAGGGTATTCGGAAAATCATGAATATTAATAAATGGACTGATGAAGAGCTTTCTTCAACGCGCGATAAGCTCGATGCGTGGTGCCTCAAGCATGCCACCCCAAGCTGGGGAAATCGAATGTGGTTATTAACTGCGCTACTCGGAGCCGTGGCAATTTCAACAGGGGTGGTATTTATTTTTTTTGATGGTATTAGCGCGATGAGTATTATTTTGATCATCCTTGGTGGGATCACTTGCTACAGCTGGTACAGAAGTGAAAAGCAGCGCAAGATCAACATGAATTTCCTTGAGGAAATTAAGGTGGAAATCGCGCGTAGGGCTAAACGTAAAAATGAGAAACCAGTAAGTTAAATTTTATTTGCACTATATTTTTTTACATGCTATTAGTAGCAATTCTCTGCTAAATACTTTATCAGAGAATTGCTGAGAATGAAGTCCTATTAATTCTAATGTAGCGGTTAACACAGAAGAAATTGATTGCTTTAATGTCCTTATTCAGTTTGTCTGAGAGCAGCATGGTCTGGTAGGGGTAAGCACCTGTTTTATGAATGAGACTAACGGTTAGTTGTGTGGTTCTCTACTCAATTAATAAATTATTCCTTTTCCAAAGCCTCCCTGATTTCTGCTAATTCTTTCCGATGAGCTTCAGTCGCAATAGGGTAGTTCATTTGGAGCGTTTTCATTGTTTCCGTTACAATTTTAGATACAAGCAGTTGGGCATTAAGTTTGTCATCTGCCGGTACAATATACCAGGGTGAATGCTCTGTACTGGTAGCGCTCAGACATTCAGCATAGGCTGTTTGAAAAGCTTCCCAATGTTGGCGGGCTTCTATATCAGCACGGCTGATTTTCCAGTTCTTTTTTGGCTCATCAATGCGTTCAAGCAAGCGCTGCCGTTGTTCTTCTTTTGATAAATGAAGGAAAATTTTGACAGTGCGGGTGCCATTGCGATGTAAGTGGCTTTCTAGGTTGACAATATCCTGGAAACGTTCTTGCCAGAATTTTGTTGGGTCGAGAAGCTCCATGGGTAAATGTTGCTGCTCCAATAACCCTGGGATAACGCGGACTGCAGTGACTTCTTCGTAGTAAGACCGATCAAAAATACCAATACGCCCTCTTTCAGGAAGGCGATTGTTGCTTCGCCATAGAAAATCATGATCAAGATCCTCTGCGCTGGGTTGTTGAAAGCTGTATACTTGGCACCCTTGTGGATTGATGCCCGTCATGACGTGCTTGATAATGCTTCCCTTGCCTGCTGAATCAATGCCTTGAAGAATGAGTAATAGAGCATAGCGATTGTGCGCATAAAGTATATCTTGGAGCGCACCTAGTTCTTCATGTAATTCATTTAAAAGCTCTTGGTGCTTCTTTTTGGACGAATAGAGTGGTTTAATGCTGGTTGTCCAATCGGCTAAATTTACCTGTGTGTTTGGGTCAACCTTCAACTTGGTAAGTTTTGAATTAAGCGCCATGTTAACTCCTGTAACAAATTCCCCATTTGAAGCTGCTTCTGGAAGTTACTTGATCAATCGAATTGAGGCATTCGCATGTTGTATCTGATTATTAAGATTACCTGCTATGCGATCAATAAATCAATAAGGTAGAGATATTCTTTGTTTGTTCGATCAATCTAATACAGAAATCCGGTGATTGATTGTTATAACGATTGAACCGATAGCAATAAAAGTTAGGCCACATATCATCAGAACTCGTGGCCAGTCAAGCTTAGTGGGAAAATGCTCATGCACAAAATGACTGATAGGCTGGTATAAGGGAGCATGAACAATGTCCAGTCGGGTCAGCAGTAACATTCAACTTTTTGCGCTCGTATAGATATAAATAATAAGTGTGGGAATATCCCAATAGGTTCAAACGAAGTACTGTGAGAAGACAAGTTTGCGCCTATTTGCTTTTTAGCGTAGTAATCCGCTAGAGGCGGCAAGGCGCGCAGAAGAAACAAGCGGCGTCAGAGCTTGAGGAGTAAAGTTGGAATGTCGCGCTGGAGAAGACCGACACATCACTGGTGCTAATCCGCCCGTTTTTTAGCGTGGTCATGGGTCACGTCGGCGACATTGGTGAGTCCGTGGCAACGGACATCCCGTTTGAAAGAGTGAGTACAACGACGTACCTGAACCAGCGCGACATTCCAATAGAGATAATGGAGGATGTCATGGCAAAGTTCAAGCGAAGTAAATTGGAGTTAATCCATCCGAATGCAGCGGGGATTGATATTGGCTCTGCGAGCCATTTTGTGGCGGTACCGCCGGATCGAGATAACAAGCCGGTAAGGGAATTCAAGAGTTTCACCGCAGACCTGAATGGTTTAGCGGACTGGTTAGAGGCCTGTGAAATTGACACTGTGGCAATGGAATCGACGGGGGTATACTGGATTCCACTGTATGAACTTTTGGAGTCGCGCGGGCTGACTGTGTATCTAGTAAATGCGCGGCACGTTAGAAATGTTTCTGGCTGGAAGTCGGATGTACTGGACTGCCAATGGTTACAGCAACTGATGAGCTTTGGGTTGTTGTCTGGCGCATTCCGTCCGAAAGATGAGATATGTGCACTACGAGCCATATCTCGTCAACGCGATATGCTGATCCGTTATCAGGCGCGACATGTGCAACATATGCAAAAGGCTCTGGCGCAAATGAACATACAATTGGCGAACGTGATTTCGGATATTGTGGGCGAAACCGGTCAAAAGATCGTTCGTGCCATCATTACTGGTGAGAGAGATGGGCACATCCTGGCGAATCTCAAGAGCAATCGCATCCGGGCTGGCAAAGACGAGATTGAGAAATCGTTAGTCGGGAATTGGCGGGAAGAACACCTGTTTGCACTCAAGCAAGCGATGTCACTCTATGACGCCTACAGCGAACGACTCACCGAATGTGACCGGCAGCTTGAAACCATGCTGGCGGCACTTCAGGTGCACAAGGTAGAGATCTGCCAGAAGAAGCGCCGCTCCAATGTCAAGAACGCTCCCAAATTTGATTTACGTGCCCATCTGATTGGCATGTGTGGGGTTGATTTGACGCGAATTGACGGCATCGAAGTGACGATTGCGATGAAAGTCCTGAGTGAAGTGGGCGCTGACATGAGCAGGTTCAAGAGTGCGAAGCAGTTTGCCTCGTGGCTTGGGTTGTGTCCTGGAACAAAGATATCGGGCGGAAAAGTGCTATCGGGGGCAAGCAAGCGCACAGCGAACCGTGCGGCTCAGGCACTGCGCATGGCGGCAGTTTCATTGAAATCCAGCCAGTCTGCACTGGGTGCCTATTACAGAAGATTATGTGGCAGACTCGACAAGGCAAAGGCAATCACAGCGACAGCACACAAACTGGCGCGCTTGATCTACACGATGCTAACGAAAGGAACCGAGTACGTCGATAAAGGGCAGGAGTACTATGAGGAGCGATATCGTCAACGCGTGTTGCATCATCTGACTGTTCGCGCTCGGAAGCTGGGGTTTAATCTTACCCCTGTTCCTGAGGCTACTTAATATTTGCTGTAAAACCATTGTGTTACATTTGTTTCTTGAAAGTTGCTATTAATAAACCACTTTTCCGTATAGATGGTTTTTATTTTTTGGTATTTCATTTTCTATTTAATCTTATGATTGAGTTAAGGTTTGCTTTAAAAAAATTGTTGAATCATGCAAAGCAATCTTATTGAACAAAAAATAAGCTACCAACAAAAACAGGGGTAAAAAAGCAGAAATAAACCGTTTGTCAGTTCCTTCCTTATTCATTCTTTTATTGCTGATCTCAAAGTATATTGACATATACCCATATGGGGTATACGATGAATTTATTTTTGTAATAAAAGTGAGGAGGATCAAGGTGAGTACACTTCTTACGCATAGACACATTGAGTTACCAATAGAAGGGATGACTTGTGCAGCCTGTGCGGCGCGAATTGAAAAGAATCTCAACAGGTTACCGGGTGTGCAGGCAGCAGTAAATTTTGCCAGCGAGAAAGCGGTGATAGAGTTTGATGATACTGCCACACATGCTGAAGATCTGATTCACTCAATTGAAAAAGCTGGTTTTCATGTTATTCCTCCGACT
Proteins encoded in this region:
- a CDS encoding DUF6781 family protein, with protein sequence MQNESNRTVHDQDDMAQLEADVREAIIHDGDVKETVRRLTLQSMQAHRLDIQSLGRIATAVMQGVHDGAQQKLAQASEQSNTAQTQISHAVSGLDTAFAQFAEASKLVVQEAAGKAMHFSREELTKTRADLATLEDLFIEILQQTASIAKGVIAETLNDLFTHAKHNGTTIGAQLQETLATFTHQISSVGQAQFQAGLQLSQATADLLHKIAAGVLAGISEQAKHEKNK
- a CDS encoding L,D-transpeptidase family protein — encoded protein: MQNQLNNSSSVSNEIDVAILKHFYAMRGYRPAWIQNDKLSPELDIAIAFIATAEQEGLDSKDYQLEQLLHLRKQSSEYSLLLELELRTTQSILMLARDLRRGRLIASEVDPDWHIRQPKFDPAAYLQKAITSGNLKSSLADLPPKTQEYQLMKQALAKLRKLVKRGVNWTMIPETPLIRPNMNHAIIPLLRSRIAQIFAMHGNSSYDIVSSENGSEKYDSELVNAIKIFQEQHGLNADGVIGPNTRAALNKTPEQKIRQLRINMERLRWMPRELGDRYLLVNIAGFRLTAIEYGKHVLNMRIIVGRDYRSTPSFNSRISHLILNPYWNVPNSIAQQDLLPKQQNNSNFFTSQKIRVYVNNAGHYEEIDSDLINWHAVGKNFPYVLRQEPGEKNALGTIKFMFANRFSIYLHDTPSKQLFQKDIRMFSSGCIRLEKPLQLAGFILNEPNAATDIGDKIESGKTITVNLSKHLPIYLIYLTAWVDETNNIYFASDIYGRDKRILKYARW
- a CDS encoding DUF882 domain-containing protein, whose translation is MFAQGVNNHNHQLTKLGASRRFFIKTGLSACTLLALPAAYARKPKTSIKQPVKELSLLNLHTGERVKSIYWEKGRYIPSVLRDIEKILRDHRTGRTHAIDLRLLDILQLLSSRMGAKKEFQVVSGYRSPETNKMLALHNSGVAKQSLHMQGKAIDIRLPEFSLADLRKAALSLKVGGVGYYPDSNFIHLDTGHVRYW
- a CDS encoding adenine phosphoribosyltransferase; this encodes MPIKSRIRTIPHYPHEGIMFRDVTTLLKDAVGLRTTIQEIVNRYRTSNIDIVVGIESRGFIIGAPVAYALGVGFVPIRKPGKLPAETIGCDYQLEYGSDRIEIHTDAIRKGERILLVDDLIATGGTMEAAVKLIQEIGGEIIECCFVVDLPEVGGRDRLEKQGQKVFALCQFEGS
- the serS gene encoding serine--tRNA ligase — encoded protein: MLDIQQLRTDPENIASRLAKRGYTFPVAQFQWLEAQRKSIQTQTQELQARRNATSKQIGIAKQKGEDAAAIMAEIAHLGGELKQAESQLERIQAELQQLLLTIPNLTHSSVPEGKSETDNLEIRRWGTPRSFDFAIKDHVSIGEELGLLDFETAAKLSGTRFNVMKGGIAHLHRALTQFMLDTHTQEHGYTEIYVPYLVNADCLQGTGQLPKFEEDLFAVHAGTSEHMGATTSTGHGLFKLYLIPTAEVPLTNMVRDEIIPLEQLPLKFVAHTPCFRSEAGSYGKDTRGLIRQHQFEKVELVHIVHPQTSYETLEQLVSHAEKILQKLELPYRVMTLCTSDIGFSAAKTYDIEVWLPAQKAYREISSCSNCEAFQARRMQARFRNEKGKPELLHTLNGSGLAIGRTLVAILENYQNRDGSLTIPSVLQSYMSGLDRLTIEDGK
- a CDS encoding transposase encodes the protein MNWQNRLITIYLYVCKHYQQNLWVYSQRMSNHADLSFSDEEVITLFLFGVMDKHREIKGIYEYADRHLRDWFPRLPGYVAYVQRLNRVADVFAPLLALIQQEQETRNAGQVWLTDSFPVILARQGRRFNACVAKQLADSGYCSTKKLYYHGVRVHIIGRRQPGSLPIPEYIGVTGASDHDGKIFDQIRPQLYNNELYGDKAYQRPDAECIRRAQNLTVLTPVKKQKGQHHLEPQDQWLSTAVSRVRQPIEALFAWIEEKTGIECASKVRSYNGLMVHVFGKLAAALFFWNFLRVSS
- a CDS encoding PAS domain-containing protein → MKPGNNFGTKVGSIENEQAVLILSDDGLIRDCNEAGAKLLGYSPKNFPKLHISKLLPKLAKIELLKGERTNPYLRFLSRIGHHFEVVNMSGVRFAGKLFFSDVKNRGLHRLIIMISPIFQEKTLH
- a CDS encoding nucleoside deaminase: MKGIQQAQFMLEAISLSAYGVIHNEGGPFGCVIVKNNTIIGKGSNQVISLNDPTAHAEIVAIRNACWHLGTFRLDGCYIFTSCEPCPMCLGAIYWARPEKVFYACTRADATEIGFDDEFIYEEIMSDLPQRKIPMEQILRPKALKVLSEWSAKSDKIIY